In one window of Drosophila innubila isolate TH190305 chromosome 2L unlocalized genomic scaffold, UK_Dinn_1.0 4_B_2L, whole genome shotgun sequence DNA:
- the LOC117782130 gene encoding heat shock protein 22, with the protein MPIHWDWDWEHEHEHEHGGGHFHWPPRRHWSTGEPKCRQRRYHLSHEMDVCAREFHLRVDDSAWCHGSCLVGRVVIETGTEPDSLGRGTFKVVLDVHHFQLSELTVKAKNTDTICVEGQQSDDRADKGQLCITKEFTRCYKLPRHYDATQARATFSADGILMVTVPAPPKLDDVERVVDIEPTGNYFGSIADPSASKAIELATDDSADGGEANPAGTATDK; encoded by the coding sequence ATGCCCATacactgggactgggactgggagcACGAGCACGAGCACGAGCATGGCGGAGGACACTTTCACTGGCCGCCGAGGAGGCATTGGTCGACGGGTGAGCCGAAGTGTCGACAACGGCGATATCATCTCTCCCATGAGATGGATGTATGCGCCCGGGAGTTTCATCTGCGGGTAGATGACAGCGCCTGGTGTCACGGCTCTTGTCTGGTCGGACGCGTGGTCATCGAGACGGGCACGGAGCCGGACTCACTCGGACGGGGCACCTTTAAAGTGGTGCTGGATGTGCATCATTTTCAACTGTCCGAGCTGACGGTGAAGGCGAAGAACACCGATACCATCTGCGTGGAGGGCCAACAGTCGGATGATCGCGCCGATAAAGGACAACTGTGCATCACAAAGGAGTTTACACGCTGCTATAAGCTGCCCCGGCACTATGATGCAACACAGGCGCGTGCCACATTCTCGGCGGACGGCATACTTATGGTAACGGTGCCAGCACCACCCAAACTGGACGATGTGGAGCGTGTGGTGGACATTGAACCCACTGGCAATTACTTTGGCAGCATTGCGGATCCCAGTGCATCCAAGGCCATTGAGCTGGCTACTGACGATTCAGCGGATGGTGGCGAGGCTAATCCTGCTGGCACAGCGACGGACAAATGA